CCGGCCGAGACCGGCCGCGGCCAGGGCGGCGGGGATGTCCGTGCGGACGTGGTAGCCCGTTCCCAGCAGCAGCGGCACCACGACCGGGGTACCGCGCAGACCGCCGAGCGTCTCCGCCAGTCCGGGATCGGCATGGTCGAGGAAGCCGGCCCGCACCCGCAGTTGCGGCCGCAAGGCCCTGACCCGGGAGAGGAGGTGAAGAACGGTCCGGATGCCCGCCGGGTCGCGGGTGCCGTGGGCGACGGCGACCAGCACCGGCGGGCGGGCGGCACGCAGCGCGGTCATTCGGCACCGACCAGACGGTAGCCGCGCTTGGGCACCGTACGCACCAGGTCCGCGTGCGGCCCCAGAGCCGACCGCAGCCGGGCTATGGCCACCTCCACCGCGTGCTCGTCGGCACGGGCGGCCTCCGGCCAGGCACGGCGCAGCAGCTCACCGCGGCTGAGCACATGGCCGTGCCGCTCGGCCAGGGCCCGCAGCACGGCGGCGAGCAGCGGCGGCAGCCACTCCGCGGTGCCGTCGCGGAGCAGCGCGTTGCCCTGGAGCACCAACCGCCCGGGCGGATCCAGGAGTTCCAGGCGACCGCGCCCCGGCAGCACGTCACTGAGGGCTCGCACCAGCGAGCCCAGCCGGCCCCGCTCCGGGCAGTGCGGCCGGAGACCGAGCTCCAGCAGGGGCCGTGCGCAGACCGGCCCGACACACACCCCCAGCACGTCCTCGCGCAGCGCCGCCAGCAGCGCGTCGTGGCGGCCCAGGGAACTGGCCGTCTCCAGCAGGGCGACCACCGCCGGGGCGCTGGTGAAGGTCAGGGCGTGCACCTCGCCGCGCACGGTCGCCTCCACCAGCCTCCGCAGCGCCTCCGGGTCCTGGGGCGGACCCCACCGGTAGACCGGCACCTCGATGACCTCCGCACCGCGCTCGCGCAACGCCGCGGCGAAGCCGTCGAGCGGGGCGCCGTGTTCCTGCACCGCCACCCGGCGGCCGCGCAGATCACGAGCGAGCAGCCACGTCAGCAGCTCGTGATTGGCCTCGGAGTCGGGGGAGTAGGCCTCGTCCACACCGCTCGCCCGGACCGCCCCGGTGGCCTTCGGGCCGCGGCTGATGACGGTGGCGCCACGGCACAGCCGGGTGAGGTCCGCGCCGACGCCCCATCCGTCGGCGGTGCTCATCCAGCCCCGCCAGCCCAGTCCCGTCGTGGCCACCACATAGTCCAGCGCCCCCGCGAGACACCGCTCGGTGGCCCGGCGCAGCAGGGTGTCGTCCTCGAGCGGGACGATGCTCAGTGCGGGGGCCTCGACGACCCGGGCGCCGCGCCGGCGCAGCAGCGCCACCAGCTCCTCCCGGCGTCGTGCGGCCGTCACCCCGATGGTGAAGCCCGTCAGCGGCCCCACGGGTGAGTCGTTCGGTGGCGCGGTGGCCGTGCGGGTAGTCCTCATGCCTGCAGGCTGCGCGCCCGGTGTTTCCGCCGGATTGCCCGGCCGTCACACCCACGTGAGATCCCGCGGTCACTTTGTTACGGCACATGTCGTGGTCATCACCGAGCCCCCCGCCGCGTATGAAGAGCCCGTACCCCGCGCGCAACATCGCGGACGCCGCCGTGAAACGGCCGGGGACCAACCTGGTCGGCATGACGACGACCGACACGCACTGCCCGTACTGCGCACTGCAGTGCGGCATGGGGCTGCGACTCCCTCCCCCCGGCGCCGGCCCCGGCGTGCCGCCCGTGGAGGTCGTCGAGCGCCCCGGCTTCCCCGTCAACCGGGGCGCGCTGTGCGGCAAGGGCCGCACCGCCGCCGCCGTCCTGGACCCGGCCGTGCGGCTGACGGCCCCGCTCGTCCGCGACCCGGCCACCGGCACCCTTGTGCCGGCGTCGTGGGACGAGGCCCTGCACCGGGTCGCGGCCGGGCTCGAAGAGACCGCCACCCGCTACGGGCGTGCGGCCACCGGCGTCTTCGGCGGCGGCGGACTGACCAACGAAAAGGCCTATCTGCTGGGCAAGTTCGCGCGCGTCGTGCTGCGCACCCCGCACATCGACTACAACGGCCGCTTCTGCATGTCGTCCGCCGCCGCGGCCCACCGGGCCGCGTTCGGCATCGACCGGGGGCTGCCCTTCCCCGTCGAGGACATCGCCACGGCCGGGTGCGTCATCCTGGTCGGCGCCAACCCCGCCGAGACCATGCCGCCGCTGCTGCGGTACTTCACCGAACTGCGCCGCAACGGCGGCCATCTGATCGTCGTCGACCCGCGCCGCACCCGCACCGCCGAACAGGCCGACACGCACCTGCGCCCGGTGCCGGGCACCGACCTCGCGCTCGCCCTGGGACTGCTGCACCTGGCCATCGCCGACGGCCACCTGGACGAGGAGTACATCGCCGACCGCACCACCGGCTTCGAACAGGCCCGGGCGGCGGCCATGGCGCACTGGCCCGAGCGGGTCGAACAGCTCACCGGGGTACCGGTGCCGCTGATGCGCGAGGTGGTCCGCCGGTTCGCCGACGCCCCCACCGCCATGGTCCTCACCGCCCGGGGCGCCGAGCAGCACAGCAAGGGCACCGACACCGTCGGAGCGTGGATCAACCTGTGCCTGGCCACCGGCAAGGCCGGCCGCCCCGGCAGCGGCTACGGCTGCCTGACCGGCCAGGGCAACGGCCAGGGCGGGCGCGAACACGGCCAGAAGGCCGACCAACTGCCCGGCTACCGCTCCCTCACCGACCCCGCGGCACGCGCCCACGTCGCGAAGGTCTGGGGCGTGGACCCCGGCACGCTGCCGGGCCCGGGGGTGAGCGCCTACGAGCTGCTGGACCGCCTCGGTACCCCCGGCGGCGTCAGGGCCCTGCTGGTGGCGGGCTCCAACCCGGTGGTGTCCGCCCCGCGCGCGTCCCACATCACCGAACGCCTCGCGGCACTGGACTTCCTCGCCGTCAGCGACGTCGTGCTCTCGGAGACCGCGGCACTGGCCGACGTGGTCCTGCCCGTGGCGCAGTGGGCCGAGGAGACCGGCACCACCACCAACCTGGAGGGCCGGGTCATCCTGCGCCAGGCCGCCGTCACCCCGCCCGACGGCGTCCGCACCGACCTGGAGGTGCTGCACGGGCTCGCCGAGCGCCTCGGCGTCCCCCAGGGCTTCCCCGACGACCCGCAAGAGGTGTTCGAGGAGCTGCGGCGCGCCTCCGCGGGCGGCCCGGCCGACTACGCGGGCATCAGCTACCGACGGATCCGGGCCGAGGACGGCGTCTTCTGGCCCTGCCCCCACCCCGCGCACCCGGGCACCCCGCGCCTCTTCCTCGACCGCTTCGCCACCCCCGACGGCCGGGCCCGCTTCGCCGCCGTCTCCCACCGGCCGGCCGCCGAGGAACCCGACGCCCACTACCCGCTGCACCTGACCACCGGCCGGGTCACCGCCCAGTACCAGAGCGGCGCGCAGACCCGGCGCGTGCCCGAACTCAACGCGGCCGCGCCCGGACCCTTCGTCGAACTCCACCCCCGGCTCGCGACCCGCCTCGGCGTCACCGACGGCCAGCTCCTGGCCGTCACCAGCCGCCGCGGCCGGGCCCTGGCACCCGCCCGCATCACCGACACCATCCGCCCCGACACCGTCTTCATGCCCTTCCACTGGCCCGGTCCCGGCCGCGCCAACACCCTGACCAACCCCGCACTCGACCCGGTATCGAAAATGCCCGAATTCAAGGTATGTGCCGTCCGGGTGGAGAAGGCGACCACCGGAGAGCAGTCATGAGCCCCCACCGGATCGCGGTCATCGGCGCCGGCATGGCCGCCGCCCGCTTCGCCCGACAACTGACGACCCACAGCGGCCCCGAGGACATCGAGCTGACGCTCTACGGAGCCGAACCCGACGCCCCCTACAACCGGACCCTGCTCACCGAGGTCCTCACCGGCCGCTACGCCGACGTCGACCTCCCCTACGGCCCGGGCACCACGCTCCGTACCGGCACCGAAGTCGTCGCCCTCGACACCGGCGCGCGCAAGCTCGTCCTCGCGGACGGGGAACACACCGCCTACGACACCCTCGTCCTGGCCACCGGGGCGAGCCCCGTGCGGCCGCCCCTGCCGGGCTCGCGCACACCGGACGGCGGCCTCCT
The window above is part of the Streptomyces syringium genome. Proteins encoded here:
- a CDS encoding uroporphyrinogen-III synthase, which gives rise to MRTTRTATAPPNDSPVGPLTGFTIGVTAARRREELVALLRRRGARVVEAPALSIVPLEDDTLLRRATERCLAGALDYVVATTGLGWRGWMSTADGWGVGADLTRLCRGATVISRGPKATGAVRASGVDEAYSPDSEANHELLTWLLARDLRGRRVAVQEHGAPLDGFAAALRERGAEVIEVPVYRWGPPQDPEALRRLVEATVRGEVHALTFTSAPAVVALLETASSLGRHDALLAALREDVLGVCVGPVCARPLLELGLRPHCPERGRLGSLVRALSDVLPGRGRLELLDPPGRLVLQGNALLRDGTAEWLPPLLAAVLRALAERHGHVLSRGELLRRAWPEAARADEHAVEVAIARLRSALGPHADLVRTVPKRGYRLVGAE
- a CDS encoding molybdopterin oxidoreductase family protein, whose product is MTTTDTHCPYCALQCGMGLRLPPPGAGPGVPPVEVVERPGFPVNRGALCGKGRTAAAVLDPAVRLTAPLVRDPATGTLVPASWDEALHRVAAGLEETATRYGRAATGVFGGGGLTNEKAYLLGKFARVVLRTPHIDYNGRFCMSSAAAAHRAAFGIDRGLPFPVEDIATAGCVILVGANPAETMPPLLRYFTELRRNGGHLIVVDPRRTRTAEQADTHLRPVPGTDLALALGLLHLAIADGHLDEEYIADRTTGFEQARAAAMAHWPERVEQLTGVPVPLMREVVRRFADAPTAMVLTARGAEQHSKGTDTVGAWINLCLATGKAGRPGSGYGCLTGQGNGQGGREHGQKADQLPGYRSLTDPAARAHVAKVWGVDPGTLPGPGVSAYELLDRLGTPGGVRALLVAGSNPVVSAPRASHITERLAALDFLAVSDVVLSETAALADVVLPVAQWAEETGTTTNLEGRVILRQAAVTPPDGVRTDLEVLHGLAERLGVPQGFPDDPQEVFEELRRASAGGPADYAGISYRRIRAEDGVFWPCPHPAHPGTPRLFLDRFATPDGRARFAAVSHRPAAEEPDAHYPLHLTTGRVTAQYQSGAQTRRVPELNAAAPGPFVELHPRLATRLGVTDGQLLAVTSRRGRALAPARITDTIRPDTVFMPFHWPGPGRANTLTNPALDPVSKMPEFKVCAVRVEKATTGEQS